From Brassica oleracea var. oleracea cultivar TO1000 chromosome C3, BOL, whole genome shotgun sequence, a single genomic window includes:
- the LOC106332341 gene encoding uncharacterized serine-rich protein C215.13-like, with amino-acid sequence MDPWDKTNSLDHHHHRRQDHRHPSFSSTLLDQIYNSIDSSSPSDVSTRKKQNRAVEKIEKIPVNRRAVAGDSVRSRNLKTAEPVFFKHSSSSSSSDSSGLSSSSSDSFYRRSRSPPEIPHPKPIRTTVERLERPNDNNNKVKSKALKMYSDLKRAKQPISPGGRLATFLNSIFTGNAKKPNKTATSSSTTCSSASSFSRSCLSKTPSSSEKLKRSVRFCPVNVVLDEEDSKKRSGHINNNELYGNNERESRVMEENRRVIEAAKELIRTYQKNKDVVNIIGKEEEDDDEDDDDDGASCASSDLFELDHLSVIGIGSYREELPVYETTRFNTNRIVSR; translated from the coding sequence ATGGATCCTTGGGATAAAACTAACTCATTAGACCACCACCACCACCGTCGCCAAGATCATCGCCATCCTTCGTTCTCCTCCACTCTCCTCGACCAAATCTACAACTCCATCGACTCCTCCTCTCCCTCCGACGTCTCCACGAGGAAGAAGCAAAACCGTGCAGTGGAGAAAATCGAGAAAATCCCCGTTAACCGCCGCGCAGTCGCCGGAGATTCAGTTAGATCAAGGAATCTCAAGACCGCTGAGCCAGTTTTCTTCAAGCATTCGAGCTCCTCCAGCTCCTCAGACTCAAGCGGACTCTCCTCTTCCTCTTCCGACTCCTTCTACAGGCGATCTCGTTCTCCGCCGGAGATTCCCCATCCGAAGCCGATTCGAACCACCGTCGAGAGACTCGAACGACCTAACGATAATAATAATAAAGTGAAATCGAAGGCGTTGAAGATGTATAGCGATTTGAAGAGAGCGAAACAGCCGATTTCTCCAGGCGGACGTCTCGCCACTTTCCTTAACTCTATTTTCACCGGAAACGCAAAGAAACCGAATAAAACCGCCACGTCATCATCCACCACTTGCTCCTCAGCTTCTTCCTTCTCCAGATCTTGCTTGAGTAAAACGCCGTCGTCTAGTGAAAAATTAAAACGGTCTGTGCGTTTCTGTCCTGTTAACGTCGTCCTCGACGAAGAAGACTCCAAGAAGCGTAGTGGCCACATTAACAACAACGAATTGTACGGAAACAACGAGCGTGAGAGCCGAGTCATGGAGGAGAATCGTCGCGTGATTGAAGCAGCCAAGGAACTTATCAGAACTTACCAGAAGAATAAAGACGTCGTTAACATCATCGGCAAAGAAGAAGAAGATGATGATGAAGACGACGATGACGATGGTGCGAGCTGCGCGAGCTCCGATCTGTTCGAATTGGATCATCTATCGGTGATTGGAATCGGTAGTTATCGAGAAGAGCTTCCCGTCTACGAGACGACTCGTTTTAACACGAACCGTATAGTCTCCAGATGA